The following proteins are co-located in the Proteiniborus ethanoligenes genome:
- a CDS encoding helix-turn-helix transcriptional regulator, protein MQLSERQEKIIDIVKANQPITSEEIAKRLSFTRATIRPDLAILTMSGILDARPKVGYFYSGREAMSFFTNQINSMKVSDIKSLPIVVDEQTTLYDAIVTLFLEDVGSIYVTSEGFLTGVVSRKDFLKNSIGGVDLNKIPVGVIMTRMPNIVTITPEDSIIDAAVKIMEHQVDSLPVIEETVINNKHGYKVIGKISKTNIVRVFVDLCKNN, encoded by the coding sequence ATACAGCTTTCAGAACGACAAGAAAAGATAATAGATATAGTAAAAGCTAATCAGCCAATAACTAGTGAAGAAATAGCAAAAAGATTAAGCTTTACAAGAGCAACCATAAGGCCAGATTTAGCTATATTGACTATGTCAGGAATACTAGATGCAAGACCTAAGGTAGGATATTTTTATAGTGGAAGGGAAGCCATGAGTTTTTTTACTAACCAGATAAACTCAATGAAGGTTTCAGATATTAAGTCTCTTCCAATAGTAGTTGATGAACAAACAACCTTATATGATGCGATAGTTACATTGTTTCTAGAAGATGTAGGTTCAATTTACGTTACATCAGAGGGATTTTTAACAGGAGTAGTTTCTAGAAAGGATTTTTTAAAAAATTCAATTGGTGGTGTAGATTTAAACAAAATACCCGTAGGGGTTATTATGACTCGTATGCCTAATATAGTGACTATTACTCCGGAAGATAGTATCATAGATGCAGCTGTAAAAATTATGGAACACCAAGTTGATAGTTTGCCAGTAATTGAAGAAACTGTAATAAATAACAAACATGGATATAAGGTAATAGGAAAAATTTCAAAAACTAATATAGTTAGAGTTTTTGTAGATCTATGTAAAAATAATTAG
- a CDS encoding pyruvate, water dikinase regulatory protein has protein sequence MHNNTIIYILSDSIGETGEQVAKAAISQFNSGKYETRRFPFITDEEQIKEILTEARNEKCIIVFTMVIDRLKDYILEKAKEYNIQAVDLMTPVLDAIKNLVGLEPKREAGTIRKLDEQYFRRVEAIEFAVKYDDGKDTRGIKKADIVLVGISRTSKTPLSMYLAHKNLKVANVPLVPEVPPPDELFELDSRKIIGLTANPTKLNEIRQERLKALGLSNSANYASLDRIISELEYSDKIMKKLGCPVIDVSTKAVEETAGIILEMKKLSNDI, from the coding sequence ATGCACAATAATACGATAATATATATATTATCGGATTCTATAGGAGAAACAGGTGAACAAGTTGCAAAAGCAGCAATAAGTCAATTTAATTCAGGAAAATATGAAACAAGAAGATTTCCATTCATAACTGATGAGGAACAGATAAAAGAAATACTCACAGAAGCAAGAAATGAAAAATGCATTATAGTATTTACTATGGTAATAGACAGGCTTAAAGATTATATATTAGAAAAAGCTAAAGAGTATAATATACAGGCTGTTGATCTTATGACTCCAGTATTAGATGCTATTAAAAATCTCGTTGGCTTAGAGCCAAAGAGAGAAGCAGGTACAATAAGAAAGCTAGATGAACAGTATTTTAGAAGAGTAGAAGCCATAGAGTTTGCAGTAAAATATGATGATGGAAAAGACACAAGAGGAATAAAAAAAGCGGATATTGTGCTAGTGGGTATTTCAAGAACTTCAAAAACACCTCTTAGCATGTACTTAGCACATAAAAATTTAAAAGTTGCTAATGTCCCTCTAGTTCCGGAAGTACCACCACCAGATGAACTGTTTGAATTAGATTCAAGAAAAATAATTGGATTAACAGCAAATCCAACTAAGTTAAATGAAATAAGACAGGAAAGACTGAAAGCATTAGGGCTAAGTAATAGTGCAAATTATGCAAGTTTGGATAGGATAATAAGTGAATTAGAGTATTCAGATAAGATTATGAAAAAACTAGGTTGTCCTGTAATAGATGTATCTACTAAGGCAGTTGAAGAAACAGCAGGAATAATACTAGAAATGAAAAAACTATCGAATGATATATAA
- a CDS encoding deoxyguanosinetriphosphate triphosphohydrolase, with protein sequence MNIRLKTEEMESITLSKYATLSKNSKGRVREEQKCDIRTDFQRDRDRIIHSKAFRRLKHKTQVFLAPEGDHYRTRLTHTLEVAQISRTIARALGLNEDLTEAIALGHDLGHTPFGHTGEKVLDEIHKKGFKHNEQSLKVVDLLQSSGGTKGLNLTHEVRDGILNHTGDTIPITLEGQIIRYADRIAYINHDIDDSIRGNIITESMLPKECVRVLGLKSRERINTMINDIVINSYEKNHIIMSEEIKYYTDKLRKFMFKNVYLNAKAKSEEEKAQRIVKQLYEYYMENFNQLPKEHKDFYTDLIYDEEDIICDYIAGMTDRYVINIYKEIFIPKSWDKY encoded by the coding sequence ATGAATATCAGATTAAAAACTGAAGAAATGGAGAGTATTACCCTATCCAAGTATGCAACTTTAAGCAAAAACTCTAAGGGAAGAGTGAGAGAAGAGCAAAAATGTGATATTAGAACTGATTTTCAAAGAGATAGAGATAGAATAATTCATTCAAAAGCTTTTAGAAGACTTAAGCATAAGACACAAGTTTTTCTTGCCCCTGAAGGAGACCATTATAGAACTAGATTGACACATACACTTGAAGTAGCACAAATATCAAGAACTATAGCTAGAGCACTGGGCTTAAATGAAGATCTAACCGAAGCTATAGCTCTAGGACATGATCTAGGCCACACGCCATTTGGACATACTGGAGAAAAGGTATTAGATGAAATACACAAAAAAGGGTTTAAACATAATGAACAAAGCTTAAAAGTTGTAGATTTACTCCAAAGCTCTGGAGGGACAAAAGGATTAAACCTTACCCATGAAGTTAGAGACGGAATATTAAATCATACAGGGGACACAATTCCCATTACATTAGAAGGACAAATAATTAGATATGCTGATAGAATCGCATATATTAACCATGATATAGATGATTCTATTAGGGGAAACATTATTACAGAGAGTATGCTACCAAAGGAGTGTGTAAGAGTATTAGGGCTTAAATCAAGGGAGAGAATAAACACTATGATAAATGATATAGTCATAAATAGTTATGAAAAAAATCATATTATAATGAGCGAAGAAATAAAATATTATACAGACAAGCTGAGAAAATTTATGTTTAAAAATGTTTATTTAAATGCAAAAGCAAAAAGTGAAGAAGAAAAGGCACAAAGAATAGTTAAGCAACTATACGAATACTATATGGAAAATTTTAACCAACTACCTAAAGAGCATAAAGACTTTTACACAGATCTTATATATGACGAAGAAGATATTATTTGTGATTATATTGCTGGAATGACTGATAGGTATGTTATAAACATATATAAAGAAATATTTATACCTAAATCTTGGGATAAATATTAA
- the dnaG gene encoding DNA primase yields MPYIFNEDNIREIRESNDIVDIISQHIALKRTGSNFVGLCPFHNEKTPSFSVSPSKQMYHCFGCGAGGDVIAFIMEYSKLDFVEALKLLAERANIVLDEKGTNVNTKKEKEKNMLYSLNKEAARYYFNNLTKDKTALKYLYDRGIQDKTIRTYGLGYSNNSWDDIYTFLKSKGYSEIDIEKAGLIIKHRDGNRYYDRFRGRVMFPIIDVRGRIIGFGGRVVRDGQPKYLNSPDTTVFSKGYNLYGLNIAKKYSRDKILLVEGYMDVISLYQYGINYCVASLGTALTLNQSKLLKRYSNDIYICYDSDNAGLSAADRALDVLREENINAKVILLPTGKDPDDFIKENGRERFENLFKDSYNYLDFKINFYRKKYDLNTVEGKVSFTTDISSMLKNIKSPIELDAYVKKVSQETNISVDAIKEEINHNRDSYVNSVIKDKYINVNYRNNNKYNILPVKYNLESGHLMAEKKLLYFIINDKNIYNHIKDRFRPEDFLNHVYRRAADITYELYNSGEKINSEKIAIHFEGEELEKLKEVFNLKLDFDEEEKFKAVEDYIKKIYYYELKIKKNDIKEQIAEIQNNKARIKGDVEKLIKQLCMEIIEIDKELKLQQ; encoded by the coding sequence ATGCCTTATATTTTTAATGAAGATAATATAAGAGAAATCAGAGAAAGTAATGACATAGTAGATATCATATCACAGCACATAGCTTTAAAGCGTACAGGCTCAAACTTTGTTGGTTTATGTCCATTTCATAATGAAAAAACACCATCTTTTTCTGTATCGCCTTCAAAACAAATGTACCATTGCTTTGGGTGTGGTGCGGGTGGAGATGTAATAGCTTTTATTATGGAATATTCGAAACTGGACTTTGTTGAAGCATTGAAGCTATTAGCAGAGAGAGCAAATATAGTATTAGATGAAAAGGGGACAAATGTAAACACAAAAAAAGAAAAAGAAAAAAACATGTTATATAGTTTAAACAAAGAAGCTGCAAGATACTACTTCAATAACTTAACAAAGGATAAAACAGCTTTAAAATATTTATATGATAGAGGTATACAAGATAAAACAATAAGAACATATGGATTAGGTTATTCAAATAATAGCTGGGATGATATATATACCTTTTTAAAGAGCAAAGGCTATAGTGAGATTGACATTGAAAAAGCAGGTCTAATAATAAAGCATAGGGATGGGAATAGATACTACGATAGATTCAGAGGAAGAGTAATGTTTCCAATCATTGATGTTAGAGGGAGAATAATTGGATTTGGGGGGAGAGTAGTACGAGACGGGCAACCAAAATATTTAAATTCTCCAGATACAACTGTTTTTTCAAAAGGATATAATCTTTATGGGCTTAACATTGCAAAAAAATATAGCAGGGATAAAATACTATTAGTAGAAGGATATATGGATGTTATTTCTCTTTATCAATATGGAATAAATTATTGCGTCGCATCTTTAGGAACTGCTTTAACCTTAAATCAGTCTAAGCTTCTTAAAAGATATAGTAATGATATATATATATGCTATGATTCTGACAATGCAGGACTAAGTGCAGCAGACAGAGCTTTGGATGTTTTAAGAGAAGAAAACATAAATGCTAAAGTTATTCTCCTTCCAACTGGAAAAGATCCAGATGACTTTATTAAAGAAAATGGAAGAGAAAGATTTGAAAATTTATTTAAAGATTCCTATAATTACTTGGACTTCAAAATTAATTTTTACAGAAAAAAATATGATCTTAATACTGTAGAAGGAAAGGTTAGTTTTACTACAGATATATCCAGTATGCTTAAGAATATTAAAAGCCCCATTGAATTAGATGCATATGTAAAAAAAGTGTCGCAAGAAACTAATATTTCTGTAGATGCAATTAAAGAAGAAATAAATCATAATAGGGATTCATATGTCAATTCCGTTATAAAGGACAAGTATATTAATGTTAATTATAGGAATAATAATAAATACAATATTTTGCCTGTAAAATACAATTTAGAATCAGGGCATTTAATGGCAGAAAAAAAACTACTTTATTTTATTATAAATGATAAAAATATATATAATCATATAAAAGATAGATTTAGACCAGAAGATTTTTTAAATCATGTATACAGAAGAGCCGCAGATATTACCTATGAATTATATAACAGTGGAGAAAAAATAAATTCTGAAAAGATAGCTATTCATTTTGAAGGAGAGGAACTAGAAAAGTTAAAAGAAGTGTTTAATCTAAAGCTAGACTTTGACGAAGAGGAAAAGTTCAAGGCAGTAGAAGATTATATAAAAAAAATATACTATTATGAGCTGAAAATTAAAAAAAATGACATAAAGGAACAAATAGCCGAAATCCAGAATAATAAAGCAAGGATTAAAGGAGATGTTGAGAAATTAATAAAACAGTTATGTATGGAAATAATCGAGATAGACAAAGAACTGAAGCTACAGCAGTAG
- the rpoD gene encoding RNA polymerase sigma factor RpoD: protein MSNFDKAKEPNVNIVKGLIEKGKKQGMLSYKEIMDTLEELDLDTDQIDEVYQNLEDMGIDIVGDKEEDILLDKSIEEEDEEIDAEKEDLSPPKGISVDDPVRMYLKEIGKVPLLDAEEETELAKRMELGDEEAKRRLAEANLRLVVSIAKRYVGRGMQFLDLIQEGNLGLIKAVEKFDYRKGFKFSTYATWWIRQAITRAIADQARTIRIPVHMVETINKLIRVSRQLLQDLGREPTPEEIAKEMSLDEEKVREILKIAQEPVSLETPIGEEEDSHLGDFIPDDDAQSPAEAATFTLLKEQLMEVLDTLTPREQKVLRLRFGLDDGRARTLEEVGKEFDVTRERIRQIEAKALRKLRHPSRSKKLKDFLE from the coding sequence ATGAGTAATTTTGATAAGGCAAAAGAACCAAATGTAAATATTGTAAAAGGCTTAATAGAAAAGGGAAAAAAGCAAGGTATGCTCTCGTATAAAGAAATCATGGATACCCTTGAAGAATTAGACCTTGATACTGATCAAATAGATGAGGTATATCAAAACCTTGAAGACATGGGAATAGATATAGTAGGTGACAAGGAAGAAGATATTTTACTTGATAAAAGTATAGAAGAAGAAGATGAAGAAATAGATGCGGAAAAAGAAGATCTATCACCTCCAAAAGGGATAAGTGTAGATGATCCAGTTAGAATGTATTTAAAGGAGATAGGGAAAGTTCCTCTGTTAGATGCAGAAGAAGAAACAGAGTTAGCAAAACGAATGGAGTTAGGCGATGAGGAAGCTAAGAGAAGACTTGCAGAAGCTAACCTGCGTTTAGTAGTAAGTATAGCAAAGAGATATGTAGGTAGAGGAATGCAGTTTCTAGATCTTATTCAAGAAGGAAATCTAGGATTGATTAAGGCTGTAGAGAAATTTGACTACAGAAAAGGATTTAAATTCAGTACCTATGCAACATGGTGGATTAGGCAAGCTATAACTAGAGCAATAGCAGATCAAGCTAGAACTATTAGAATACCAGTACACATGGTAGAGACTATAAACAAGCTTATAAGAGTATCAAGACAGCTATTACAGGATTTAGGAAGGGAACCAACCCCTGAAGAAATAGCTAAAGAAATGAGTTTAGATGAAGAAAAAGTAAGAGAAATATTAAAAATTGCTCAGGAACCTGTTTCTCTCGAAACTCCTATTGGAGAAGAAGAAGATAGTCATTTAGGAGATTTTATACCAGATGATGATGCTCAATCACCTGCTGAGGCTGCTACATTTACGCTATTAAAGGAGCAATTAATGGAAGTACTAGACACTCTTACACCTAGAGAACAGAAGGTCTTAAGATTAAGGTTTGGACTTGATGATGGTAGAGCCAGAACTCTTGAAGAAGTAGGAAAAGAATTTGATGTAACAAGAGAAAGAATTAGACAAATAGAAGCAAAGGCTCTAAGAAAACTAAGACATCCTAGCAGAAGCAAAAAGCTTAAAGATTTCTTAGAATAA
- a CDS encoding HAD family hydrolase gives MDTILFDLDGTLLPLDMDEFILKYFKKLCNKFADIFEPDMLQEAIWSSTSYMISNIEKEKTNMDCFFEDFQKKVDRSLDELFPIFDEFYQKDFVDLEHIVNPNPIVKEIIQMLKDKGYNLVIATNPLFPKEAIYHRIQWAGLEASDFGLITTYENMHFCKPNIQYYEEILEKTNRTSDKVMMVGNDVQEDMVSSLIGIKTFLVEDCLIDREAPSYKVDYKGSMQDFYDFVKKLPRL, from the coding sequence ATGGATACCATTTTATTTGATTTAGATGGAACCCTTCTTCCTCTTGATATGGATGAATTCATATTAAAATATTTTAAAAAGCTGTGCAATAAATTTGCAGATATTTTTGAACCAGACATGTTACAGGAAGCAATATGGTCATCTACAAGCTACATGATTAGTAATATAGAAAAAGAAAAAACAAATATGGATTGCTTTTTTGAAGATTTTCAAAAAAAGGTAGACAGAAGTTTAGATGAATTATTCCCAATTTTTGATGAATTTTATCAAAAGGATTTTGTTGATTTAGAGCATATTGTAAATCCAAATCCTATAGTAAAGGAAATTATTCAAATGCTAAAAGATAAAGGTTATAATTTAGTCATTGCTACAAATCCACTATTCCCAAAGGAAGCTATATACCACAGAATCCAATGGGCAGGTCTTGAAGCTAGTGATTTTGGACTAATAACAACCTATGAAAATATGCATTTCTGCAAACCTAATATACAATACTACGAAGAAATATTAGAAAAGACAAATAGAACCTCAGACAAAGTAATGATGGTTGGCAATGATGTGCAAGAAGATATGGTATCTTCACTAATTGGAATTAAAACATTTTTAGTCGAGGACTGTTTAATTGATAGAGAAGCACCATCATATAAAGTTGATTATAAAGGAAGCATGCAGGATTTTTATGATTTTGTTAAAAAGCTTCCTAGATTATAA
- a CDS encoding tRNA (adenine(22)-N(1))-methyltransferase, whose product MKLSPRLQAIADYVQKGATVADIGTDHGYIPVYLVDNNVSNKIIATDINIGPLENAKSYIEKKSYEEIIETRLGNGLEPLSPNEVDTVIIAGMGGLLITEILESSQVVTQKINRFILQPMVGSEELRRYLYRSKYKIIDEKLAKEGHKIYEIIVAAHGEDNIDNEIYYEIGKKLVENKDKHLKELLEVKIRKTEKILIALKDKETVNGKLKYKQIERKYNEYKEVLDTIC is encoded by the coding sequence ATGAAATTGTCACCAAGACTACAAGCTATTGCAGACTATGTTCAGAAGGGGGCTACAGTAGCAGATATAGGAACTGATCATGGATATATTCCTGTTTATCTTGTAGATAACAATGTATCTAATAAAATCATTGCAACAGATATCAATATTGGACCATTAGAAAATGCTAAATCTTACATTGAAAAAAAAAGCTACGAAGAGATTATAGAGACTAGATTAGGCAATGGATTAGAACCCTTATCACCTAATGAAGTTGATACAGTAATAATTGCTGGAATGGGAGGTCTTTTGATTACTGAGATTTTGGAGAGCTCTCAAGTTGTGACACAAAAAATAAATAGATTTATTTTACAGCCCATGGTTGGCTCAGAAGAACTAAGAAGATACTTATATAGAAGCAAATACAAGATAATAGATGAGAAGCTGGCTAAGGAAGGACACAAGATATATGAAATAATAGTAGCAGCTCATGGCGAAGATAACATAGATAATGAAATATACTATGAAATAGGGAAAAAACTAGTTGAAAACAAGGATAAACATCTTAAAGAATTATTAGAAGTAAAGATAAGAAAGACAGAAAAAATTTTAATTGCATTAAAGGATAAAGAAACAGTAAACGGAAAGCTTAAGTATAAACAAATAGAAAGAAAATATAATGAATATAAGGAGGTGTTAGATACCATATGTTAG
- a CDS encoding Nif3-like dinuclear metal center hexameric protein: MLAKDIIKLINNIAPSKLIDKKWDNSGLQIGSLEKKVKKILLALDISPITVKYALDNQIDMILSHHPFFFTPIKSISSDEIKGKMIVDLVNNDIVVYSAHTNLDSAENGVSEILAKKLKLRDISVLSNSFTEKLYKVVVYVPISHKDSVRDAMTNQGAGFIGNYSHCTFNITGTGTFMPREGTNPYIGEANRLEFVQEERIEAIVSDEGLTKVLDSMLKAHPYEEVAYDIYELYNKGKDYGYGRVGVLEKESTLLDFAKQVKETLNCDSIKVYGDTSRITKRIAICGGSGIDFLNDVHFSGADTYVTGDIKYHDAQIALEKNIALIDAGHFYTENLAMSYIKNYLDEMTKGKVSTISFEEKSIPFITV; encoded by the coding sequence ATGTTAGCTAAAGACATTATCAAGTTAATAAATAACATAGCACCTTCTAAACTAATAGATAAAAAATGGGACAACTCTGGTCTTCAGATTGGAAGTTTAGAAAAAAAAGTTAAGAAAATTTTATTAGCTCTTGATATTAGCCCTATCACAGTAAAATATGCCCTAGATAATCAAATAGACATGATACTGTCTCACCATCCATTTTTCTTCACACCAATTAAATCCATATCATCTGATGAGATTAAAGGAAAAATGATAGTAGATTTAGTTAATAATGACATAGTAGTATATAGTGCACATACAAACTTAGATTCTGCGGAAAATGGAGTGAGTGAAATACTTGCAAAAAAACTTAAACTAAGGGATATTAGTGTACTGTCTAATAGCTTTACAGAGAAACTTTATAAAGTAGTTGTTTATGTTCCTATTTCTCATAAAGATTCAGTAAGAGATGCTATGACTAATCAAGGGGCTGGGTTCATAGGAAACTATAGTCATTGTACATTCAATATTACAGGTACAGGTACTTTTATGCCTAGAGAAGGTACTAACCCCTACATAGGGGAAGCTAATAGACTAGAATTTGTACAAGAAGAGAGAATAGAAGCTATAGTATCAGATGAAGGTCTAACAAAAGTATTAGACTCTATGCTAAAAGCTCATCCATATGAAGAAGTTGCATATGATATTTACGAACTTTACAACAAAGGAAAAGATTATGGTTATGGTAGAGTTGGAGTATTGGAAAAAGAAAGTACCTTATTAGATTTTGCAAAACAGGTGAAAGAAACCTTAAATTGTGATAGTATAAAAGTATATGGAGATACAAGTAGAATTACAAAAAGAATAGCAATTTGTGGTGGGAGTGGGATTGATTTTTTAAATGATGTACACTTTAGTGGTGCGGACACGTATGTTACAGGAGATATTAAATATCATGATGCTCAAATTGCTTTAGAGAAAAACATAGCCTTAATCGATGCAGGTCATTTTTACACTGAAAATTTAGCAATGTCTTATATAAAAAATTATTTAGATGAAATGACTAAAGGAAAAGTAAGTACAATCAGCTTTGAAGAAAAAAGTATTCCTTTTATTACTGTTTAA
- a CDS encoding zinc ribbon domain-containing protein, whose protein sequence is MSQLELLWRLQQHDNRLAQLLLKLKEIENEKRMDDLKVRLKQVEYDITHRKTQKEVDEVKIQRASSKLEQMTCKLSDVEKKLYDGSVSDLKQLTFMSKEAQEIKKESIKLEKDILNLMEETEKLEQELNKSTSLYNALKAEMEKNIEEYKAVAERLKLKIKKEKAALEIILSKLDEEQKIKYSTLKEKKGKVVAEVIDGKCRGCHITIPLFIMCKLKNKDEITYCDNCGRILYYREQGYINTVKTNA, encoded by the coding sequence ATGAGCCAGTTGGAACTTTTATGGAGGTTGCAACAACATGATAATAGATTGGCACAACTATTACTAAAGCTTAAGGAAATTGAAAACGAAAAGAGAATGGATGATTTAAAGGTTAGACTCAAGCAAGTAGAATATGACATAACACATCGAAAAACTCAAAAGGAAGTAGATGAAGTAAAGATACAAAGAGCTAGCAGTAAACTAGAACAGATGACTTGTAAATTAAGCGATGTGGAGAAAAAGCTTTATGACGGCAGCGTGTCAGATCTAAAGCAGCTAACCTTCATGAGCAAGGAAGCACAAGAGATAAAAAAAGAATCCATAAAGCTAGAGAAAGATATTTTAAATCTTATGGAAGAAACTGAAAAATTAGAGCAAGAATTAAACAAGTCAACTAGCCTATATAATGCGCTTAAGGCAGAAATGGAGAAAAACATAGAGGAATACAAAGCTGTAGCTGAAAGGTTAAAATTAAAAATAAAAAAAGAAAAAGCTGCTCTAGAAATAATATTATCTAAGTTAGATGAAGAGCAAAAGATAAAATATAGTACATTAAAAGAAAAAAAAGGGAAGGTTGTTGCAGAGGTGATTGATGGTAAATGCAGAGGATGTCATATTACTATCCCTTTATTTATTATGTGTAAGCTAAAAAACAAGGATGAAATAACTTATTGCGATAACTGTGGTAGAATTTTATACTATAGAGAACAGGGCTATATTAATACAGTAAAAACTAATGCCTAA